The proteins below come from a single Salvelinus alpinus chromosome 18, SLU_Salpinus.1, whole genome shotgun sequence genomic window:
- the zmiz2 gene encoding zinc finger MIZ domain-containing protein 2 isoform X7, whose product MNPLNSMKPGLPPTPHSDGNFLYDSASWQQGTNQQPGALSVVTTVWGVTNPSHSQVFGAPMGPGGNSGGHMMQGSGGGGGMSPGVNHQYQSYGDKGYGQPGLYGRPNTAYNQAPPYGQSYSNNGGGGGGMGQRPPSDFTQAAAAAVAAAAATATATATATVAAIQEKQNQEMNYGQMGGGPSSYSTQFLSHPGPQQGGPRGPPGMSPGGMVQSRPGQHPSMGGMGYPSHPSQGQGQRMSQQHPGYPAGQQQGLKRPYQSEGFPGQQQYGSGGMSPYHGGQPLQYPPGPQQRPPQSPSYHPNQRMPPMAQYQQGPPNPAQYYKEQQYNGQQGNMPPGGYNAFTQAAVNAQGGRVIPGYPSSPLGGNPTPPMTPGSMPPYLSPGGPGPDTKPPFLPQGPDIKPPFLPQGPDIKPNINSLQPPTGNPSDDLRLTFPVRDGVVLEPFRLEHNLAVSNHAFQLRDSVYKTLMMRPDLELQFKCYHHEDRQMNTNWPASVQVQSHLQVSGPCLQVSVNATPLTIERGDNKTSHKPLYLKQVCQPGRNTIQITVTACCCSHLFVLQLVHRPSVRSVLQGLMKKRLLPAEHCVSKIKRNFNSGTIPGTTGLNGEDGVEQTAIKVSLKCPITFRRIQLPARGHDCRHIQCFDLESYLQLNCERGTWRCPVCNKSALLEGLEVDQYMLGILIYIQNSDYEEITIDPVCGWRPVPIKPDIHIKEEADGPVLKRCRTVSPSNMMMPNVMEMIAALGPASSPYQGLPPGGRNTPDYNSQAGQGYSSQSGFSEFPNTPGTPTLRDFTSPGPPNIYQQDQMSHSGRMDPSHNALQQQQQHQQGLHGNQSIGGGVGGQMQQRNSNTQNARLQTEGSFGLGGAGGGEGADHTLDGRNFHRSFYFDNPSP is encoded by the exons ATGAACCCCCTCAACTCCATGAAACCCGGTCTGCCTCCCACTccgcacag TGACGGTAACTTCCTGTATGACTCTGCCTCCTGGCAACAAGGCACCAATCAGCAGCCAGGCGCCCTCTCTGTGGTAACCACTGTCTGGGGCGTGACCAATCCCTCGCACAGCCAG GTGTTTGGCGCGCCCATGGGTCCGGGCGGGAACTCTGGAGGTCACATGATGCAGGGCAGTGGTGGCGGTGGGGGGATGAGTCCCGGTGTGAACCACCAGTACCAGAGCTATGGTGATAAGGGCTACGGACAACCAGGTCTCTACGGACGCCCCAACACCGCCTATAACCAAGCACCACCATATGGACAGAG ttaCTCTaataatggtggtggtggagggggaatGGGCCAACGCCCCCCCTCTGACTTCACCCAGGCTGCTGCCGCTGCTGTTGCCGCCGCTGCTGCCACGGCAACCGCCACTGCCACGGCAACAGTTGCCGCCATCCAGGAGAAGCAGAACCAGGAAATGAACTACGGCCAG atgggCGGAGGACCCTCCTCCTACAGTACCCAGTTCCTGTCCCACCCGGGCCCCCAGCAGGGTGGGCCCCGCGGCCCCCCGGGGATGAGCCCCGGTGGGATGGTCCAGTCCCGGCCTGGACAGCACCCCTCAATGGGGGGCATGGGGTACCCCTCGCACCCCTCCCAGGGTCAGGGCCAGAGGATGTCCCAGCAGCACCCAGGCTACCCAGCAGGTCAACAACAGGGGCTCAAACGCCCCTACCAATCTGAG GGTTTCCCAGGGCAGCAACAGTATGGTTCAGGGGGCATGTCTCCGTACCATGGTGGCCAGCCCCTCCAGTACCCCCCCGGCCCCCAGCAGCGCCCGCCCCAGTCCCCATCCTACCACCCCAACCAGCGCATGCCCCCTATGGCACAGTACCAGCAAGGACCACCCAACCCGGCACAGTACTACAAG GAGCAGCAGTACAATGGGCAGCAGGGTAACATGCCACCAGGAGGCTACAACGCCTTCACACAGGCTGCTGTCAATGCG CAGGGTGGCCGGGTGATTCCGGGGTACCCCAGTTCTCCTTTGGGGGGTAACCCAACCCCTCCCATGACTCCAGGCAGCATGCCCCCCTACCTGTCACCCGGTGGGCCTGGACCAGACACCAAGCCCCCCTTCCTCCCCCAAGGCCCTGACATCAAGCCCCCCTTCCTCCCCCAAGGCCCTGACATCAAGCCCAACATCAACTCCCTACAGCCCCCCACTG GTAACCCTAGCGACGACCTGCGGCTGACCTTCCCGGTGCGCGACGGCGTGGTGCTGGAGCCGTTCCGATTGGAGCACAACCTGGCAGTCAGCAACCACGCCTTCCAGCTGCGAGACTCCGTCTACAAAACCCTCATGATGAG GCCTGACCTGGAGCTGCAGTTTAAGTGTTATCACCATGAGGACCGGCAGATGAACACTAACTGGCCCGCTTCCGTACAGGTACAATCACACTTACAG GTTTCTGGTCCTTGCTTACAGGTGAGTGTGAACGCCACACCGCTCACCATCGAGAGGGGCGACAACAAGACGTCCCACAAGCCCCTCTACCTCAAGCAGGTGTGTCAGCCGGGACGCAACACCATCCAGATCACCGTCACTGCCTGCTGCTGC tccCACCTGTTTGTGTTGCAACTGGTCCACAGGCCATCAGTACGCTCGGTTCTGCAAGGTTTAATGAAGAAGAGATTACTGCCCGCAGAGCACTGTGTGTCTAAGA TTAAGAGGAACTTCAATAGTGGGACCATccctggaaccacagggctgaacGGAGAGGATGGTGTGGAGCAGACGGCCATCAAAGTCTCTCTGAAATGTCCCATCACCTTCAGACGCATCCAGCTTCCCGCACGGGGACACGACTGTAGACACATCCAG tgttttGACCTGGAGTCGTACCTGCAGTTGAACTGTGAGAGAGGGACCTGGAGATGCCCTGTGTGCAA TAAGAGCGCTCTACTGGAGGGACTAGAAGTGGACCAGTACATGCTGGGGATTCTAATTTACATACAGAA cTCGGACTATGAGGAGATCACCATTGATCCAGTGTGTGGCTGGAGGCCGGTGCCCATTAAACCAGACATCCACATAAAGGAGGAAGCAGACGGGCCTGTGTTGAAGCGCTGCCGGACGGTCAGCCCCAGTAACATGATGATGCCCAATGTCATGGAGATGATAGCTGCCCTGGGACCGGCCTCCTCGCCCTACCAGGGtctaccacctgggggcaggaACACACCTGACTACAACAGCCAAG CGGGTCAAGGATACTCCAGCCAGTCAGGCTTCTCTGAGTTCCCCAACACCCCTGGAACTCCCACCCTGAGAGACTTCACCTCCCCTGGACCACCTAACATCTACCAGCAggaccag